The following coding sequences lie in one Treponema sp. OMZ 790 genomic window:
- a CDS encoding M28 family peptidase produces MIAEFSKHLDLNYTLGLMEKLISFKSNPDLGYRTSGSTAEIAAGDFLHEEMKRIGLKNVHKEAVVVDNFEFKRADISYKMANGITRKFLMSSFQARCLAENEKIKIVYVNKGRDIDYENIDVEGKYVLIDINMVDDWWVNWPITQAKVNKAKGVIVVQIGGYCSWSKDTLGVQDISTTCDLPAFSMTVREAELLKEQLKLQGGEIEAILNADVNVVNNGITNCIIGEIPGKIDEVIYLIGHYDAYFTAFADNSSGIGCIMGICKALVEDGYTPDRTLRICLHGAEEWGIEGTRYDWARGATMLVHKHPEWGDNGFLLVNLDGNLINGTASAVKVRTSYEMVEGIEKLGKNIEGNVYPFGTYSPMWTWTESYMYACLGIPTIESFYEGVNFWPSYHSSSDQKDVNDYSDEVFLSSHILYGTILQKFDKLPVRPLDFTALFDKMLDEVDGKIIADSKLLCEKILKAKETAVVLKKKNDSFSKIDSVAKKYNKKVGRIFSKIVNELFGIDWFEQYNFIHIRNQNNIHYLTSAIESLKVGNIEKAMDEDLRGVDLCWYGYHFDKRVYDILVDQVLGEAAPFTWAKGKVTTIADMWNIGRELQKLRNEGATNYTDVIAKLEKEIETQKNELKEKFAAEISILEELICMMKDCIED; encoded by the coding sequence ATGATTGCAGAATTCAGTAAACATTTGGATTTAAACTATACACTTGGTTTAATGGAAAAACTTATATCGTTTAAGAGTAATCCTGATTTAGGATATCGCACATCAGGTTCTACAGCAGAAATAGCAGCCGGGGATTTTCTTCATGAAGAAATGAAACGAATAGGTTTGAAAAATGTGCACAAAGAAGCTGTTGTTGTAGATAATTTTGAATTTAAACGTGCTGATATTTCATATAAAATGGCAAATGGAATTACACGAAAATTTTTGATGTCAAGTTTTCAAGCCAGGTGCTTAGCTGAGAACGAAAAGATTAAAATTGTTTATGTTAATAAGGGCAGGGATATCGATTATGAAAATATCGATGTTGAAGGTAAATACGTTCTAATCGATATCAATATGGTGGATGATTGGTGGGTTAACTGGCCGATCACTCAAGCTAAAGTAAATAAAGCAAAAGGCGTTATTGTAGTTCAAATAGGAGGTTATTGTTCGTGGTCGAAAGATACATTGGGTGTACAAGATATTTCTACGACCTGTGACCTTCCTGCATTTTCAATGACTGTCCGTGAAGCTGAACTTCTTAAAGAACAGTTAAAACTTCAAGGAGGAGAAATAGAGGCAATCTTGAATGCAGATGTGAATGTAGTAAACAATGGAATTACAAACTGCATAATAGGTGAAATTCCGGGAAAAATTGATGAAGTAATATATCTTATTGGCCATTATGATGCTTATTTTACCGCTTTTGCAGATAATTCCTCCGGTATCGGCTGTATAATGGGTATATGCAAAGCTCTAGTTGAAGATGGATATACACCGGATAGAACTTTACGCATTTGTCTACACGGGGCGGAAGAATGGGGAATTGAAGGAACTCGTTATGACTGGGCTCGAGGTGCAACAATGCTTGTACATAAACATCCCGAGTGGGGTGACAACGGATTTTTGCTGGTAAATTTAGATGGAAATTTAATCAATGGAACGGCCTCTGCTGTTAAGGTAAGAACATCATATGAAATGGTCGAAGGCATTGAAAAGCTGGGTAAAAACATTGAAGGTAATGTATATCCTTTCGGTACTTATAGTCCGATGTGGACATGGACTGAAAGTTATATGTATGCATGTCTTGGAATCCCGACTATAGAAAGTTTTTATGAAGGAGTTAATTTTTGGCCATCATATCATTCCAGTTCGGATCAAAAAGATGTAAATGATTATAGTGATGAAGTTTTTCTTTCTTCTCATATTTTGTATGGAACTATTTTACAGAAATTCGATAAACTGCCTGTGAGACCTTTGGATTTTACGGCTTTATTTGACAAAATGCTTGATGAAGTCGATGGAAAAATTATTGCTGATTCGAAATTATTATGTGAAAAAATTCTAAAAGCAAAAGAAACTGCCGTAGTTTTAAAGAAAAAAAATGATTCTTTCTCAAAAATAGATAGTGTAGCAAAAAAGTATAATAAAAAAGTAGGTAGAATTTTTTCTAAAATAGTTAACGAATTATTCGGAATTGATTGGTTCGAGCAATATAATTTTATTCATATACGTAATCAAAATAATATTCACTATTTGACTTCTGCCATCGAAAGCCTTAAAGTCGGTAACATAGAAAAAGCTATGGATGAAGATTTGAGAGGTGTCGATCTTTGTTGGTATGGTTATCATTTTGATAAACGTGTTTACGATATATTGGTTGACCAAGTTCTCGGAGAAGCTGCACCTTTTACATGGGCAAAAGGTAAAGTAACAACTATAGCCGATATGTGGAATATCGGAAGGGAACTTCAAAAATTACGAAATGAAGGCGCAACAAATTATACGGATGTTATTGCTAAGCTTGAAAAAGAGATTGAAACTCAAAAAAATGAATTGAAAGAAAAGTTTGCGGCTGAGATTAGTATTTTAGAAGAGCTTATCTGCATGATGAAAGATTGTATTGAAGATTAA
- a CDS encoding GntR family transcriptional regulator, giving the protein MINDKLKTMKTSLKQNAYVKIYDLVMENTITPGDIINLSDLEKYLKISRAPIRDALIELCSENVFKSIPRYGYELITLKKEDLIEMLNYRLVLECGFLEKNWKDVAACDHAILNHLLDHTRKLSNTNAVSEWQNNSVFHIGLFKLHNNSHALFSLEHTMKKMTRFFIQNYRGKWEEITKKTFSSHHENIIYAIKDNDKAKALKYLSLDIGGFKR; this is encoded by the coding sequence ATGATAAACGATAAGTTAAAAACAATGAAAACATCATTAAAGCAAAATGCTTATGTAAAAATTTATGATTTAGTCATGGAAAATACAATCACTCCGGGAGATATTATTAATCTATCTGACCTAGAGAAATATCTAAAAATAAGCAGAGCCCCAATAAGAGATGCTTTGATAGAACTTTGCAGTGAAAATGTCTTTAAGAGTATCCCAAGATATGGATATGAGCTGATAACTCTCAAAAAAGAAGATTTAATAGAAATGTTAAATTATCGATTAGTGCTGGAATGCGGTTTTTTGGAAAAAAACTGGAAAGATGTAGCTGCCTGTGATCATGCCATATTAAACCATTTACTGGACCATACTAGAAAATTGAGCAACACAAATGCTGTAAGTGAGTGGCAAAATAACTCCGTATTTCATATAGGCTTATTCAAACTACATAATAATTCTCATGCTTTATTCAGTTTGGAGCATACAATGAAAAAAATGACCCGATTTTTTATTCAAAACTATAGGGGAAAATGGGAAGAAATAACAAAAAAGACTTTTAGCTCTCACCATGAGAACATAATTTATGCCATAAAAGATAACGATAAGGCAAAAGCTCTAAAATACTTGAGCTTAGATATAGGCGGATTTAAAAGATAA
- a CDS encoding L-2-amino-thiazoline-4-carboxylic acid hydrolase yields MIKNKAEFKNQHIEDMRNAFEHRATWFYLLYKEARKRGLTDEFARCAIRKCGNFHGMNKFTHSDDFEIFHKEFVNDNVKQIFQMEDKCDGENLSVDFHYCPLVSAWKKIGAFDEELPMLCDIAMDGDRGICETLGFDFKLGKTIAKGDSICEIRIKQKKD; encoded by the coding sequence ATGATAAAAAATAAAGCCGAATTTAAGAATCAGCATATTGAAGATATGCGAAATGCTTTTGAACATAGGGCAACATGGTTTTACTTGTTATATAAAGAAGCAAGAAAACGAGGGTTAACGGATGAATTTGCTAGATGCGCCATAAGAAAATGCGGTAATTTTCATGGAATGAATAAATTTACGCATTCTGATGATTTCGAGATATTTCACAAAGAATTTGTGAATGACAATGTCAAGCAAATTTTTCAAATGGAAGATAAGTGTGACGGAGAAAATTTGAGTGTAGACTTTCACTATTGTCCTTTGGTATCGGCATGGAAAAAGATAGGAGCATTTGATGAAGAGTTACCTATGTTATGCGATATTGCAATGGATGGCGATAGAGGAATATGTGAAACCTTAGGTTTTGATTTTAAACTCGGAAAAACAATTGCAAAAGGCGATTCA
- a CDS encoding amidohydrolase, with protein MSIADKIFLSNAVFTGDGKLPFPGGVAIKENKILAVGNRTDILSYCGADTKKYEFGDCLIMPGICDAHGHYSMGALYDSKYFINDILYSHSEQECVAMIKSFADAHPEYDSIIGQGWFPANWNDAELPTKMSLDEIVPERPVYLASADAHTGWLNSKALDELGIDRNDLEYGKNIVLLPNGEPSGILRESAWFRLASSKTFVPADSISEEVNRDLMHRLARVGITTFCDVSGILPGVKYDTLEDMDKADELIVRINLNPSIGLDMGQQEINALRKKYNSDKLRVTGLKGVIDGVTSTYTGYLLEPYSDRPGTRGFINDTETYYEQCIINANKYGLGVRLHCIADGSVRFALDCFEKSNRINNNSRIRNSIEHIENIHPDDIARFQQLGVTASMQPRHLALDANEKIVRLGKERCKWEWPCRSILESGGIIALGTDYPVVDFNPFETIYYAVTRHGYDRKPTGINPSEKLTMSQTLRAYTFGGAYVSNRENELGTLEAGKLADIIILDQNLFCIDEEKIPDTKVLMNVFDGNIIYEEKKFSRRRI; from the coding sequence ATGAGTATCGCAGATAAAATTTTTTTAAGTAATGCCGTATTTACCGGAGACGGTAAGTTACCGTTTCCGGGCGGAGTTGCCATAAAAGAAAATAAAATTCTTGCTGTAGGAAATAGGACTGATATTCTTTCTTATTGCGGAGCTGACACAAAAAAATATGAGTTTGGTGATTGTCTCATAATGCCCGGTATCTGCGATGCTCATGGTCATTATTCCATGGGCGCTTTATATGACAGTAAGTATTTTATCAATGATATATTGTATTCTCATTCAGAACAAGAATGTGTGGCCATGATAAAATCTTTTGCAGATGCTCATCCTGAATATGACAGCATCATCGGCCAAGGTTGGTTTCCTGCAAATTGGAATGATGCCGAATTGCCTACAAAAATGTCATTGGACGAAATTGTTCCTGAGCGTCCTGTATATCTTGCATCCGCCGATGCTCATACAGGCTGGTTGAATAGTAAGGCTTTGGATGAATTGGGTATAGACAGAAATGATTTGGAATATGGCAAAAATATTGTACTTTTACCTAATGGAGAACCCAGCGGAATTTTGAGAGAGAGTGCATGGTTTCGTTTGGCTTCAAGTAAAACTTTTGTACCTGCGGATTCAATCAGTGAAGAAGTTAATAGAGATTTGATGCATAGACTTGCAAGAGTAGGTATCACAACTTTCTGTGATGTATCAGGAATTTTACCTGGTGTAAAATATGATACTTTGGAAGATATGGATAAAGCTGATGAATTAATTGTAAGGATAAATTTGAACCCATCCATTGGGCTTGATATGGGGCAGCAGGAAATCAATGCACTTAGAAAAAAGTATAACTCGGATAAACTTAGAGTTACCGGCTTGAAAGGAGTTATAGACGGTGTAACTTCTACATATACAGGATATTTGCTTGAGCCTTATTCTGATAGACCTGGTACTAGAGGATTTATAAACGATACGGAAACCTATTATGAACAATGTATTATTAATGCAAATAAATACGGTTTGGGTGTGAGACTTCATTGTATTGCCGACGGGTCTGTAAGATTTGCTTTGGATTGTTTTGAAAAATCCAATAGAATAAATAATAACAGTCGTATTCGTAATTCGATAGAACATATCGAGAATATACATCCTGACGATATTGCAAGGTTTCAGCAGTTAGGTGTTACGGCTTCAATGCAGCCTCGCCATCTTGCTCTTGATGCAAATGAAAAGATTGTACGTCTGGGTAAAGAAAGATGCAAATGGGAATGGCCGTGCCGATCTATTTTGGAATCCGGAGGTATAATTGCCTTGGGCACTGATTATCCTGTTGTTGATTTTAATCCTTTTGAAACTATATATTACGCAGTTACACGGCATGGATATGATAGAAAACCCACTGGTATTAATCCTTCGGAAAAATTAACAATGTCACAGACCTTAAGGGCTTATACTTTTGGAGGTGCTTATGTTTCAAATCGTGAAAATGAATTAGGTACGTTAGAAGCGGGAAAATTGGCTGACATCATAATACTTGATCAGAATCTTTTCTGTATTGATGAAGAGAAGATACCTGATACAAAGGTACTTATGAATGTATTTGACGGAAATATTATTTATGAAGAAAAAAAATTTAGTAGGAGGAGAATATGA
- a CDS encoding Na+/H+ antiporter NhaC family protein, which yields METMNLGFISLIPTIVMFVFVFWTKRMILSFTAATLVGAVLIGGLNFPSVWLDQLQAAWAAGTCGYLIIMLSLFGILIKLLDVSGYALEFANWLGKYANTRKKAMIITFILGWLIFVDDYLNNMAVSTAMKKICDKHRIPRTLFGFLVNCTAAPVCVLIPVSTWAVFYAGLFEENGVTVNGTGLGAYISGMPFLFYPVLLLLICFLIIIGVFPLIGITKKDNELAMKTGIVCSKEENLEGKELYADDSTGSDTMIKNNPLKFFFTMVVIVTVTLITQNVMVACMGAIATVVVIILIEKKLQLTEIFTNAFEGIASMLMVDVTIALALTLVEINKVTGMTGYVIDVLTPLLNGSIFAAIVFAFCGAYVFFAGGFWDGSMIFAPIVVPIAVALGVNPILSCMALVCAATLGSTTFVAGDAIMITSGAIEIKPYYQMLGTFPYALISYILTTICFVIAGFIIG from the coding sequence ATGGAAACTATGAATTTAGGGTTTATTTCATTAATCCCCACAATTGTGATGTTTGTATTTGTTTTTTGGACTAAGAGGATGATTCTGTCGTTTACGGCAGCAACTCTTGTGGGTGCGGTTCTGATTGGAGGTTTGAATTTTCCATCAGTGTGGTTGGATCAACTTCAGGCTGCATGGGCCGCCGGAACATGCGGATACCTAATTATAATGCTTTCACTATTCGGTATATTAATCAAGCTTTTGGATGTATCCGGTTATGCTCTTGAATTTGCAAATTGGTTAGGAAAATATGCAAACACCCGCAAGAAAGCTATGATTATCACTTTTATTCTTGGATGGTTGATATTTGTCGATGATTATTTAAATAATATGGCTGTATCGACCGCAATGAAAAAAATTTGTGATAAACATCGAATCCCGCGTACTTTATTCGGTTTTTTGGTAAACTGTACGGCGGCTCCGGTTTGTGTTTTGATTCCTGTTTCGACTTGGGCTGTTTTTTATGCCGGTTTATTTGAGGAGAACGGTGTGACGGTAAATGGTACCGGATTAGGTGCTTATATTTCCGGCATGCCGTTTTTATTTTATCCTGTCCTACTGTTATTAATTTGTTTTTTAATAATAATCGGTGTTTTCCCTTTAATCGGTATTACAAAGAAAGATAATGAATTAGCCATGAAAACAGGCATAGTTTGTTCAAAAGAAGAAAATCTTGAAGGTAAAGAATTATATGCAGATGATTCCACCGGTTCTGATACTATGATCAAAAATAATCCTTTAAAATTTTTCTTTACTATGGTCGTTATCGTTACCGTAACATTGATAACTCAAAATGTTATGGTTGCCTGTATGGGAGCTATTGCAACTGTTGTTGTGATAATACTTATTGAAAAAAAATTACAACTTACAGAAATTTTTACCAACGCTTTTGAAGGTATAGCGAGTATGCTGATGGTTGATGTTACGATTGCGCTTGCTTTAACTCTTGTTGAAATAAATAAAGTTACAGGTATGACCGGTTATGTTATAGATGTTCTTACACCTCTTTTAAACGGATCAATATTTGCTGCAATCGTCTTTGCATTTTGCGGGGCCTATGTATTTTTTGCCGGAGGTTTCTGGGATGGTTCCATGATTTTTGCTCCTATTGTAGTTCCTATTGCTGTAGCATTGGGTGTTAATCCTATTCTGTCTTGTATGGCATTGGTTTGTGCTGCCACCCTTGGAAGTACGACCTTTGTCGCGGGCGATGCTATTATGATTACTTCCGGTGCTATTGAAATAAAACCGTATTATCAAATGCTGGGAACTTTTCCATATGCTTTGATAAGTTATATTTTGACGACTATCTGTTTTGTGATTGCCGGATTTATTATTGGGTAG